A window of the Miscanthus floridulus cultivar M001 chromosome 14, ASM1932011v1, whole genome shotgun sequence genome harbors these coding sequences:
- the LOC136502698 gene encoding pentatricopeptide repeat-containing protein GUN1, chloroplastic-like isoform X2: protein MPTHFTPSQAHAASHHAAHHHHHSAAAAAAAVTATATARLHASAAPPASASAAAAALCPPHLLAAASPAASSSAACPPAHGPIFVGPGAPWAQQPQRAAAAAAALGPEFRRARTTRTISKRTRGGGGGGGGAQDRGRVSSAAAGRCVEKLLRVAPEDRRGLGSALTSFRGELLGPEDYCQVLRDLGDRDKSALRAFEVFYAALPLVGGGAVDKGKLLTAAIGALGKMGRPDLARRAFDSGIAGGYGNTVFAHSALISAYARSGLATEAMGVLESMKGAGLRPTTVSYNAVIDACGKGGVDLRFTLGYFRQMLQDGLCPDRKTFNSLLAACSRAGHLEDARTVFDEMIHLGSGRDIYTYNTFVDAICKCGNMELAMQVVLDMEANNIKPNVVTYSTLMDGFSKLEKYDEALKLREKMKSLGIQLDRVCYNTLLAIYVKTGKYDEIATVCEEMENLGIEKDTVTYNSLINGYGKQGRLDMVAFLVQDMRAQGVAPSVLTYSTLIDIYSKAGMHGDAFNVYLDFKESGLKADVVLFSSFIDTLAKNGLVECALSLLDEMMKMGIKPNVVTYNTIIDAFGKSKILTEEDPDIGHMGIVGVYGGQIVRATNPVARGGRSATDVRMRRSQELFFILELFQKMVQQGVRPNVVTFSAILNACSRCNSFEDAALLLEQLRLFDNSVYGVAYGLLMGHREAWSQARSLFNQLGRMDSPTSSAFYNALTDVLWHFGQHSDRLGKAQQDSWFKHSPSCH, encoded by the exons ATGCCGACGCACTTCACGCCGTCGCAGGCGCACGCCGCGTCGCACCACGcggcgcaccaccaccaccactcggcggcggcggcggcggcggcggtcacgGCCACGGCCACCGCGCGCCTGCACGCGTCCGCCGCGCCGCCGGCCTCGGcgtcggccgcggccgcggcgctgTGCCCGCCGCACCTCCTCGCGGCGGCTTCCccggccgcctcctcctccgcggCGTGCCCGCCCGCCCACGGCCCCATCTTCGTCGGCCCTGGCGCGCCGTGGGCGCAGCAGCCCCagcgcgccgcggcggcggcggccgcgctcGGCCCGGAGTTCCGCCGCGCGCGCACCACCAGGACCATCTCCAAGCgcacccgcggcggcggcggcggcggcgggggcgcgcAGGACCGCGGGCGCGTGTCCTCGGCCGCCGCGGGTCGCTGTGTTGAGAAGCTGCTCCGCGTCGCGCCTGAAGATAGGCGAGGGCTTGGTTCGGCCCTCACGTCCTTCCGGGGCGAGTTACTTGGTCCTGAGGACTACTGCCAGGTTCTCCGGGACCTCGGCGACAGGGATAAATCCGCACTCCGTGCGTTCGAGGTGTTCTATGCTGCACTACCCTTAGTTGGGGGTGGTGCTGTTGACAAGGGAAAACTTCTGACTGCCGCCATTGGTGCACTTGGCAAGATGGGCCGGCCAGACCTCGCCAGGAGGGCTTTTGATAGTGGCATTGCAGGGGGCTATGGCAACACGGTGTTTGCGCACTCTGCGCTCATCTCAGCTTATGCCAGGAGCGGGCTTGCAACTGAAGCCATGGGGGTGCTTGAGTCGATGAAAGGTGCAGGCTTGCGGCCTACGACGGTATCATACAATGCAGTGATTGATGCATGTGGAAAGGGGGGTGTTGACCTTAGGTTCACACTCGGGTATTTTCGTCAGATGCTGCAGGATGGGCTCTGTCCAGACCGTAAAACGTTTAATTCACTTCTTGCTGCATGTAGTCGGGCTGGGCATTTGGAAGATGCTCGCACTGTCTTTGATGAAATGATCCATCTTGGTAGTGGGCGTGACATTTACACTTACAACACATTTGTCGATGCTATTTGCAAGTGTGGCAACATGGAGCTGGCTATGCAAGTTGTATTGGATATGGAAGCAAACAACATCAAGCCTAATGTTGTTACATATAGCACGCTTATGGATGGATTCTCCAAACTGGAGAAGTATGATGAGGCACTCAAGTTGCGTGAAAAGATGAAGTCTTTGGGAATTCAACTGGACCGAGTTTGCTACAACACCTTACTGGCCATATATGTGAAGACAGGGAAGTATGATGAAATCGCTACTGTGTGTGAAGAGATGGAGAATTTGGGTATTGAGAAGGACACTGTTACTTACAATTCCTTGATTAATGGCTACGGAAAGCAAGGACGCTTGGACATGGTTGCTTTCCTTGTTCAAGATATGCGGGCACAAGGTGTAGCTCCTAGTGTGCTGACATACTCAACTTTGATAGATATCTATTCAAAGGCAGGAATGCATGGAGATGCATTTAATGTCTATTTGGATTTTAAGGAGTCTGGTCTAAAAGCAGACGttgttcttttcagctcttttattGATACATTGGCCAAGAATGGTTTGGTTGAGTGTGCtttgtctttgcttgatgagaTGATGAAGATGGGTATCAAGCCAAATGTTGTAACCTACAACACAATTATTGATGCATTTGGCAAGTCTAAGATTCTTACTGAGGAGGATCCTGATATTGGGCACATGGGAATTGTTGGGGTTTATGGCGGTCAGATTGTAAGGGCCACTAATCCAGTGGCAAGAGGAGGGCGCTCTGCCACTGATGTTAGGATGAGGAGGTCACAGGAATTATTTTTCATTCTGGAATTGTTTCAGAAGATGGTCCAGCAGGGTGTACGGCCAAATGTTGTAACATTTTCTGCGATCCTGAATGCTTGCAG tcGCTGTAATAGTTTTGAAGATGCAGCCCTTTTACTGGAACAGCTTCGCTTGTTTGATAACTCTGTCTATGGGGTTGCATATGGGCTTTTGATGGGCCATCGAGAAGCTTGGTCTCAAGCACGGTCCCTCTTTAATCAGCTGGGTCGCATGGATTCTCCAACATCTTCTGCCTTTTATAATGCTCTTACTGATGTGCTATGGCATTTTGGCCAG CATTCTGACAGGTTGGGGAAAGCACAGCAAGATAGCTGGTTCAAGCACTCTCCGTCGTGTCATTGA
- the LOC136502698 gene encoding pentatricopeptide repeat-containing protein GUN1, chloroplastic-like isoform X1 codes for MPTHFTPSQAHAASHHAAHHHHHSAAAAAAAVTATATARLHASAAPPASASAAAAALCPPHLLAAASPAASSSAACPPAHGPIFVGPGAPWAQQPQRAAAAAAALGPEFRRARTTRTISKRTRGGGGGGGGAQDRGRVSSAAAGRCVEKLLRVAPEDRRGLGSALTSFRGELLGPEDYCQVLRDLGDRDKSALRAFEVFYAALPLVGGGAVDKGKLLTAAIGALGKMGRPDLARRAFDSGIAGGYGNTVFAHSALISAYARSGLATEAMGVLESMKGAGLRPTTVSYNAVIDACGKGGVDLRFTLGYFRQMLQDGLCPDRKTFNSLLAACSRAGHLEDARTVFDEMIHLGSGRDIYTYNTFVDAICKCGNMELAMQVVLDMEANNIKPNVVTYSTLMDGFSKLEKYDEALKLREKMKSLGIQLDRVCYNTLLAIYVKTGKYDEIATVCEEMENLGIEKDTVTYNSLINGYGKQGRLDMVAFLVQDMRAQGVAPSVLTYSTLIDIYSKAGMHGDAFNVYLDFKESGLKADVVLFSSFIDTLAKNGLVECALSLLDEMMKMGIKPNVVTYNTIIDAFGKSKILTEEDPDIGHMGIVGVYGGQIVRATNPVARGGRSATDVRMRRSQELFFILELFQKMVQQGVRPNVVTFSAILNACSRCNSFEDAALLLEQLRLFDNSVYGVAYGLLMGHREAWSQARSLFNQLGRMDSPTSSAFYNALTDVLWHFGQRQGAQQVVLEGVSRRVWENTWGDFCLDLHLMSCGAAQAMVHAWLLNVRSIVFEGRAMPEFLSILTGWGKHSKIAGSSTLRRVIEALLLSIGAPFLVERFNIGRFVSPSALVAAWLRESGTINILLLRNERVQHANPSNLVPRLQALQL; via the exons ATGCCGACGCACTTCACGCCGTCGCAGGCGCACGCCGCGTCGCACCACGcggcgcaccaccaccaccactcggcggcggcggcggcggcggcggtcacgGCCACGGCCACCGCGCGCCTGCACGCGTCCGCCGCGCCGCCGGCCTCGGcgtcggccgcggccgcggcgctgTGCCCGCCGCACCTCCTCGCGGCGGCTTCCccggccgcctcctcctccgcggCGTGCCCGCCCGCCCACGGCCCCATCTTCGTCGGCCCTGGCGCGCCGTGGGCGCAGCAGCCCCagcgcgccgcggcggcggcggccgcgctcGGCCCGGAGTTCCGCCGCGCGCGCACCACCAGGACCATCTCCAAGCgcacccgcggcggcggcggcggcggcgggggcgcgcAGGACCGCGGGCGCGTGTCCTCGGCCGCCGCGGGTCGCTGTGTTGAGAAGCTGCTCCGCGTCGCGCCTGAAGATAGGCGAGGGCTTGGTTCGGCCCTCACGTCCTTCCGGGGCGAGTTACTTGGTCCTGAGGACTACTGCCAGGTTCTCCGGGACCTCGGCGACAGGGATAAATCCGCACTCCGTGCGTTCGAGGTGTTCTATGCTGCACTACCCTTAGTTGGGGGTGGTGCTGTTGACAAGGGAAAACTTCTGACTGCCGCCATTGGTGCACTTGGCAAGATGGGCCGGCCAGACCTCGCCAGGAGGGCTTTTGATAGTGGCATTGCAGGGGGCTATGGCAACACGGTGTTTGCGCACTCTGCGCTCATCTCAGCTTATGCCAGGAGCGGGCTTGCAACTGAAGCCATGGGGGTGCTTGAGTCGATGAAAGGTGCAGGCTTGCGGCCTACGACGGTATCATACAATGCAGTGATTGATGCATGTGGAAAGGGGGGTGTTGACCTTAGGTTCACACTCGGGTATTTTCGTCAGATGCTGCAGGATGGGCTCTGTCCAGACCGTAAAACGTTTAATTCACTTCTTGCTGCATGTAGTCGGGCTGGGCATTTGGAAGATGCTCGCACTGTCTTTGATGAAATGATCCATCTTGGTAGTGGGCGTGACATTTACACTTACAACACATTTGTCGATGCTATTTGCAAGTGTGGCAACATGGAGCTGGCTATGCAAGTTGTATTGGATATGGAAGCAAACAACATCAAGCCTAATGTTGTTACATATAGCACGCTTATGGATGGATTCTCCAAACTGGAGAAGTATGATGAGGCACTCAAGTTGCGTGAAAAGATGAAGTCTTTGGGAATTCAACTGGACCGAGTTTGCTACAACACCTTACTGGCCATATATGTGAAGACAGGGAAGTATGATGAAATCGCTACTGTGTGTGAAGAGATGGAGAATTTGGGTATTGAGAAGGACACTGTTACTTACAATTCCTTGATTAATGGCTACGGAAAGCAAGGACGCTTGGACATGGTTGCTTTCCTTGTTCAAGATATGCGGGCACAAGGTGTAGCTCCTAGTGTGCTGACATACTCAACTTTGATAGATATCTATTCAAAGGCAGGAATGCATGGAGATGCATTTAATGTCTATTTGGATTTTAAGGAGTCTGGTCTAAAAGCAGACGttgttcttttcagctcttttattGATACATTGGCCAAGAATGGTTTGGTTGAGTGTGCtttgtctttgcttgatgagaTGATGAAGATGGGTATCAAGCCAAATGTTGTAACCTACAACACAATTATTGATGCATTTGGCAAGTCTAAGATTCTTACTGAGGAGGATCCTGATATTGGGCACATGGGAATTGTTGGGGTTTATGGCGGTCAGATTGTAAGGGCCACTAATCCAGTGGCAAGAGGAGGGCGCTCTGCCACTGATGTTAGGATGAGGAGGTCACAGGAATTATTTTTCATTCTGGAATTGTTTCAGAAGATGGTCCAGCAGGGTGTACGGCCAAATGTTGTAACATTTTCTGCGATCCTGAATGCTTGCAG tcGCTGTAATAGTTTTGAAGATGCAGCCCTTTTACTGGAACAGCTTCGCTTGTTTGATAACTCTGTCTATGGGGTTGCATATGGGCTTTTGATGGGCCATCGAGAAGCTTGGTCTCAAGCACGGTCCCTCTTTAATCAGCTGGGTCGCATGGATTCTCCAACATCTTCTGCCTTTTATAATGCTCTTACTGATGTGCTATGGCATTTTGGCCAG AGGCAAGGAGCTCAGCAAGTTGTGCTTGAAGGGGTAAGCCGTCGTGTTTGGGAGAACACATGGGGTGATTTCTGCTTGGACCTGCACCTTATGTCATGTGGTGCAGCTCAAGCAATGGTACATGCATGGCTCCTGAATGTGCGGTCTATTGTCTTTGAAGGTCGAGCTATGCCTGAATTTTTAAG CATTCTGACAGGTTGGGGAAAGCACAGCAAGATAGCTGGTTCAAGCACTCTCCGTCGTGTCATTGAAGCATTGCTCCTTTCAATTGGAGCGCCATTTCTGGTCGAGCGCTTCAATATCGGAAGGTTTGTGTCACCCAGTGCTTTGGTGGCTGCCTGGTTGAGAGAGTCTGGCACCATTAACATCCTCCTCCTCCGCAATGAGCGAGTGCAACATGCAAACCCATCCAATCTGGTACCCAGGTTACAGGCGTTGCAGTTGTAG